One Natronomonas moolapensis 8.8.11 genomic region harbors:
- a CDS encoding BsuPI-related putative proteinase inhibitor, which translates to MAYARNGAGGDRRRGVTFDLSVVNAGSTPIELTFQDACRADFEVYRDGDEIWRYSDGRTFEQSRTEANLQPGEAATFGGTWPDPEPGDYTVEPTLRVSERSVSARTPFLM; encoded by the coding sequence GTGGCGTATGCTCGAAACGGCGCTGGAGGTGACCGTCGTCGCGGCGTTACGTTCGATCTCTCCGTCGTCAACGCTGGAAGCACGCCGATCGAGCTGACGTTCCAGGACGCCTGCAGGGCCGACTTCGAAGTGTATCGGGACGGCGACGAGATATGGCGCTACAGCGACGGTCGGACTTTCGAACAGTCGCGTACCGAGGCGAACCTCCAGCCCGGCGAGGCGGCGACGTTCGGGGGGACGTGGCCCGATCCGGAGCCTGGCGACTACACCGTCGAGCCGACGCTCCGCGTCAGCGAGCGGAGTGTCTCGGCCCGGACGCCGTTTTTGATGTAG